In Ureibacillus thermophilus, the genomic stretch AAATCAATTGGTCTCTGCTCACTTCCACCGGAGGCATGCCAAGCTCTCATTCTGCCGCTGTGACAAGCCTTGCCACAGCCGTTGGATTTGAGACAGGTTTTGATTCCCCTATTTTTGCGGTAGCTGCAATGTTTGCGATCATCGTCATGTATGATGCGAGCGGCGTCCGCTATCAAGCAGGCCAACATGCAGCCATACTCAATAAAATCCGCCAAGAATTATCTGCATTCTTTCGTGACATCAAGCATTGGACGGAAAAAAATGAATATGAAAAACATGAAGAATTGAAAACTTTATTAGGGCATAAACCGAATGAAGTCTTATCAGGCGCTCTTACCGGCATCTTAATTTCCGTTATTTTTTATACGTTCATCCAATAAAAAACCCATCCAAAAGTAACAATGCTTTTGGATGGATTTTTTTTAAAACATTCGATATCCATTTTTCCTTAAAATAATCATGACAATGCCGGCGACAATCGTTCCAGCAAATCCGCCAGATAAAATGGCGATATCCACAATTTGAAGAGATAAGATTTTATCCCATAATGCAGGCCATGCATAACTAGGTTTGAAAATATAATCAAAGAAACTCACTTCATCAATGATAAAAATCACAACGATTGGATAAATAACGGTCATTAACCATGTCATGCGAAGCAGCATATTTAATAAGAAACCGATTCCAAAAAACATGACAAAAAATAAAACGATTGAAATGACTAATTGTACGATCGATACTGAGCCACCCATATATGTATACCTCCATTTTCCTTTCATTAGTTTAACCTAATTGGGTTGTCCTTTCAAATGGAAAAATGGAAGCAACCATGTGAAAAGGGGCTGTCCAGAAAGAGTCGACTTTCTGAACAGCCTTACTTCTTATAGGAATATTCTCTTAAAAACTTTCCCTGCGGTGGTCACAAAACGCGCCTCCTCGCCGCAATTTATCTGCGGCAAAAACTCTAGCTACAGCCGCAAGGGGGCGTCTTGATATGACTTTTCAGACGCCCCCTTTGTTTATTATGCCGCCCCTCTTACCGCTTTTCCCTTCACAAATCTCGGGCTGTTCCATAATTTTACCCATGATTTTAAGGCTGTAACGACAATAACGAGACCCAATATCAACATGATGATCGACAATACGCCGTTCAATACGGAATAACCGGAAGCTGCCGGATTCCAGTACACATTTTTGATCATCCATATACCGGCAACATTTACGGTAATATACAGATATACTAATGGGATGATGCACGTCAACACATAAATGCGTTTTGCTGCAATTTTTAAAATGACTGTTGCACCAATGACCAAACCAATGGAAGCCATCAGCTGATTAGATACCCCGAAGAGCGCCCATATTGGACCAATTTCTCCGGTGTACAGTAAATATCCCCACATAAAACATGCAAGGGCGCTGGCAATAATTGTACCCGGCATCCAATCTGTCCGTTTTAACGGCTTAATCACATCTCCCAAGAAATCCTGGATCAAGTAGCGTGCTACACGAGTCCCGGCATCAATGGCAGTCAAGATGAATACCGCCTCAAACATGATGACAAATTGATAGAAATAACTGCTCATTTGACTAAACCACGGAACACCCGTGAAGATTTGCGTCATCCCAACTGCCAGGGATACGGCACCACCCGTTCTTCCTTCCAGGTCAATGCCGATTGCTTGTGATAATTGAGGCAAATTGACCACTTCCATGCCCAATGTGGCAAACACTGCCGGGGCTGCATTGATGGCAAAATAATCGGCCGGATGCAGGGAAGTCGCCGCAATAAGCGCCATGACCCCCACCAAACTTTCCACAAGCATGGCGCCAAATCCTACGACGCGAATATCTTCCCATTTATCCAGCATCTTTGGCGTCGTACCGGAACCGATAAATGCATGGAAACCAGAAATGGCGCCGCAAGCGATGGTAATGGAAACAAACGGCCATACAGGACCGGCAATGATTGGTCCTCCGCCATGTACAAATTCCGTCACCGCAGGAAATTGAATTACAGGGTTAACAAAAAATACGCCGACAATCAGTGCAATAAATACACCGATTTTCATAAAGCTGGATAAATAATCTCTTGGAGCAAGCAGAAACCATACAGGCAATGCCGCCGCGAAGAATGCATAAATCGGCAAGATCAGCGCAAGCGTTTGGCGGTCCAGCGTCAGCCATTGTCCCAACACCGTATCCTGGATATAAGGACCTGCAAAGACACCAATCAACAGCAAAATAAATCCAACGGCGGACGTCACGAGTAAATTTCCTGTTTTCTTATATGCGACTCCGACAAGCATGGCAATCGGAATCGTAATGGCAACCGCAAATGTACCCCACGGGTTTCTTTCCAGAGCTCCGAGAACAACCATCGAAAGCCCGGCCATTGTAATGGTAATAATGAATAACATGGCAAGTCCCGTACAAAATGCGGCCACCGGACCGAGTTCTTCCTTCATCACTTCTGAAAGCGATTTCCCTTTTCGGCGCATGGATGCAAACAATACTACGGCATCATGCACCGCTCCCCCGATCACCGCGCCAATCAAGAGCCAAAGCAGCCCCGGCAAATAGCCGAATTGGGCCGCAAGTACAGGACCAACCAAAGGGCCAGCCGCTGCAATCGCGGCAAAATGATGGCCGAAAGCGACCCATTTATTTGTCGGCACATAGTCTTTTCCGTCATTCAGTTCGTGTGCGGGCGTCGGTCTTTTGTCGTTAATCAGCAATACTTTTTTCGTGAAAAAATAGCCGTAGAACCGATAGCCGATGACAAGTATACAAATGGCCCCGATTACAATCGAAAGTCCGTTCATACATTTCCCCCATCCACTTTTTTCATAATTTAGAAGATTGCTTCAAACAAGAATCAACGGCCACTTCCGTTATTGCAATTTTCTGAAATCTCAGTCCAGAAGCGGAAAATCCCCCTTTCCTTTTCTATAAAATTATTATTTTTAATGTATGTCTGAAACAAAAAAAATATATTTATTTGTTAAAAAACACGCGGTAGGACGTGTATTGGAACCAGTCTCCCGGATTAATCCCGTCGTTTTTAGAGAGCTGGTGGCGGATCAATGAATCGCTGGCCATCTCCTGCAGCATGACGGAAGCTTCTCCGCAAGTTAATAATTCATTTACCGAAAGCCATTTCGCATCGTACAATTCCTTCTCCTGAATCCGTATCGGCTGATTTTCATTGATTGGTCTGCAAGCAAAAATGGCCATATTATCGCTTACTTCTCCCCGGATGACCCCGGTTCTGAAACCGACCATTCCAGTGACGATACAGTGAATTCCAGTTTCCTCCCTTACTTCCCGGAGAGCCGCTTCATCCGCCGTTTCCCCATATTGTACAAATCCGGCGGGAATGGACCATACCCCTTTTAAGCCGCTATATTTCTTTTTTACCACAAGCCATTTTCCATCTGAGTTGACCACAACGGCCCCTGCTCCCAACCAGACTTTACCACGCTCATTCTTCACACATACTCCCCCTCAGTCCTTACTCATCACTATTTTACATTTTTTAAAAGTTTTTGAACATATGGAGAATCAAATACAATCTAATAAAACTGTCATAGCTACATAATCCCTAAATCCTACATAATCAGTCAAACATGGTTGTTTAAACAGGTCTTTGATTTCGTCATCGGTAAAACAGTTCGTGAGGTCTATATCCTGTTTTAATAATTTGACATTGGTTAATGGGTTATGAGGAATCAAATCCTCACGCTCTAAATGATTAAATATCGCTTTATACACACGTAAACGGATATTGATTGTTGTATCAGATAATCCTACCTCATCTTGTGTTGGTATATACTTATGTCCTTCATATTTGACAGCGTCATATTTACAGTAGTTGATATAATCCCTAAAAATTTGCGGCGTTAATTCATCAACTGTTTTTAAATCAGGATAGTTTTTATTGAGCCATTTGATAAAATAACTCCAATCTTTTTTGTAATCCCTCAATGTCCTATCTCGTATCCCCTCGGCCATTTTAGCCGATATAACAATATTTAATGCGTCATCAAAAGTAAGGGAAGGATAATTTTTTTCCTCTGATATTTTAGTGACTCGTTTTTTACGCTTTTTTAAGGACATACAAAAAGACCTCCCTTGATTAGTATTTTTTTACATCACCAATCAAGGCAGGTCTGTTATCTACAATCCATAAATGCTGTTTTTAGGGTTGTGTTTAAACTTTTTCAGGATTGTGTATATGCTTATTTTTTATTGGTATTTATAACCCCGTGCTTTTATTTTTTAATTAGCAAGATTCCGGATTTCCTTGTATTTTCGCCGTTCTAAACGATGAACCACAGCCGCAAGATGCAATGGCGTTCGGATTGTCGATCGTGAAGCCGCCGCCCATCATGGATTGTTTATAATCGATTTTTGTTCCCATCAAAATCGGCGCATCTTCTTTGGAAACCAGAATTTTAATGCCATGCTGCTCATCGGTATAATCGTCTTCATTGATATTCTGATCAAAATTCATGCCGTACGTAAGTCCGCTGCATCCACCGCCGTGAACAGCCACACGCAAGCAGGAGCCTTCCTCTTCGTTATGTTTTGCCATTTCCTTTATGCGATAAGCGGCAGCTTCTGTCAGCTCAATGACTCTCTTTTCTGTAGTCAACCGTATCACCTTCCTTAAACAATATAATAGCAGTGAAAACCTATTTTTGACAACGAAACTGCTCTTTCAACATCCGTCACGGTATTAATATATTTAAACAATACTTTTCGTATACTTGTTCATATGAATCACTAAGTGTATTCAAATGGTAAACTTAAGATTACCCTAAATTGTATGAAGTCATCGGAAATTGAGCAGAATGGAGTTAATAAATATGAACTGGGTCTGTCATAAGTCAAAACGGTGTACTCACCATTCTCATTTAGAGTACACCGTTTTCAATCAAACATGCCTTGTTAAATCAAAATACTTGCTCTACTTCGACAATGCCAGGCACTTCTTCCAACAATGCGCGCTCGATGCCTGCTTTAAGCGTAATCGTGGAGCTTGGGCATGAACCGCAAGCGCCCAATAAACGCAATTTTACTACGCCGTCTTCCACATCGATCAATTCGCAGTCTCCTCCATCGCGAAGTAAGAACGGACGCAATTTATCTAAAACTTCTTTTACTTGTTCAAATTGTTCGGCATTTGTCATATTCCTCGACTCCTTTCATTAAAATCATTATAATGTGAACAAGAGAAAAAATCCATTATAAATCGCTGGGAAAGGGGTTATAAAATGAATAAAGAAATGCCCATAATAGAAGTTTATGGTGCTGATCAAATTTGCGCCAGCTGCGTCAACGCCCCTTCTTCTAAAGATACCTATGAATGGCTGGACGCTGCGATTCGCCGCAAATTCCCAAATCAGCCCTTTCACATCCGCTACATTGATATCGATCAGCCGCTAACGGATCCTCGAGACCAAGAATACGCTGAGCGGATTCAGAACGATGAATTTTTTTATCCCCTTGTCCTCATTAATGATGAAGTCGTCGGGGAAGGATTCATCCAAATCCAGCCCGTTTTTAAAGCATTAGAAAAATTAGGGTTTGTTCCTGCCGAATAACCTGGCTAAAAATCGAGTAGGAGGGAGCGATTAACTCCCGTCCTCTCACACCACCGTACGTACGGTTCCGTATACGGCGGTTCAATTAAGATAATTGACGCAAGTTTTGCGTCACCACGGACACCCTTGCTCTTGGCTAACCTCTACTTCTGTCTTCGGGGTTCGGGACTTACACCCTATAGTTCATGTACATGCCGGGCGCACGATAAAAATTCGCAAGTACCGCCATGATACTTGCGAATTTTTGCAATTAATTTTCATTTTGTCGTTTATACATCCAAAGCAAGCCTGATTTCATAAGGCGGGCAATTCGGCCGGTTACCGTTTTATCAGCAATATAGACAAATCCTTGTTTTTTGCCAAGTGAGCCCATAAAGCCTTTTAATTTAATTTCCGGCATTTTTTCAGGCAGAGGTTGTCCTTTCCAGCGAAGTTTCAACACTTGCGCCACCCGGTCTGCTTGTTCTTCTGCAAGCTGTGCACTGGCAGGCAAATCTGATGATGCACAGTCTCCAATGACAAAGACATGCTCATCATCTACTAATTGGAAATATTGATTGACAAGCGGACGGCCTTTTTTGTCTTTTTCCGCATCCATTTCCCGGACAATTTTTACAGGGCGCACACCAGCTGTCCAAACAATTGCATCCACTTCGATTACTTCATCATGGTTATAAAGCTTCCCAGGTTCTACTTTTGTAATATTGGATTCTGAAATGATTTCAACATTATTGCTTTCAAACCATTCTTTTACATATTTGCTGAGCTTTTCAGGGAAGGCGCGCAAAATGCGTTTGGAACGGTCAAATAATTTAATTTGTAAATCAGCGCGGCTTTCCCTTAATTCGCTTGCAATTTCAATGCCACTTAAGCCGGCGCCTACAATGGCTACCGTTGAACCTGGAGGAAGCCCACACAATGTTTCAAAAGTTTTGCGAGAGTTTGCAATCGTTTGGATGCTTAATGTGTGTTCTTCTGCACCAGGAACACCGTGATAATCATCCTCGCATCCAAGTCCAATCACTAAATCATCATATGAAATCTCACGGCCATCATTAAAATAAATCTTTTTCTCTTTTCGATCGATTTTTGTAACCTCACCATACACTTTTTCCAAACGTTCATGCTCCGGGAAATTCACCCGTACTTTTTTATCTGTTGTTGTTCCTGCTGCCAATGCATAAAATTCCGTTTTCAAGCTATGGAACGGGTTTCGATCCACTAATGTTATAATAGTATCCTCTGGGAATTGATTAGGCAATAAACGCAACAACATACGCATATTCCCATAACCGCCGCCAAGTAATACAAGTCTCTTCATAGTAAACTCCCCTAATTTAGTTTATCCAAAAAGTTCACAATTTCTACACAATCATAAGTATATAATATTGTGAGGACTTTCACAATATTTTTTGTGAATAAATTCACAAAATCAGATTTTATTGACGAATAAGAAAATTCAGAGTAGGATTTCTTTTGAGTGAGGTGAATTGGAGTGAATCCGCTAGTTGAATTTTGCATTTCCAACTTAGCCATGGGAGCGCAAGAAACTTATGACATTCTAGAAAATGACCCAAATATTGATGTACTGGAATATGGATGTTTGAACTTTTGCACGCTATGTTCCGAGAAGTTGTATGCACTCGTAAACGGGGAGGTTGTTGAGGCTGATACACCTGAAGAATTAACGAAAAAAATCTATGCATATATAGAGGAAAATCCTCTTTTTTAATAAATAAGGGCTGCGAAAGGACAGCCCTTATTTTGTTAAATATGAAACTCGCTTAAATCTTCTACATAATAAGTCGGCTGAAGTTCTTTTTCCTTTACTGCCTCTGCTTTCACAACTCCTGTATTAACGTGGACGGTATCACATCCAAAGCGGATGCCGCATAAAATATCCGTATCGTAATTATCGCCAATCATAAGCATCTCTTCTTTTCCATACCCGTATTCTTGCTGAATCATCTCCAGCATCACCGGCGACGGTTTTCCCATAAAAATCGGCTCCACATTGCACACTTGGCTTACAAGCTTTACAAATGAACCGTTTCCTGGATGGAACCCTTCTTCCGTTGGGAATCGGATATCCTCATTCGTTCCAATTAATGCGGCTCCATTTTGAACTGCAAGACAAGCCTTCGTCAATTTTTCATAGGTAATCATCCGGTCAATGCCCATCACAACTACATCCGGCTTTTCTTCCACCATCCCAATATTTTGCTCTTGGAAGGCACGGCGGATGCCGTCTTGTCCAATGACGTAAACTTTCGCTTGTCCAAAACGTTCTTTTACATATTTGGCAGTGACTAAAGCGCTGGAATAAATTTGTTTTTCACTGGCGTCAATCCCAAACTGTTTTAGCGTCTCTCTTATTTGGGAAGGGGTTTTCGATGAATTATTCGTCACGAAAAAAACGTCTAATTTCTTTTCTTGCAATTGATGGATAAACTTAACCGCTGTTGGAATGGCCTCCTTGCCCCGATAGACGGTGCCATCTAAATCAAAACAAAATGCTCGATACTGTTTCATTCATGATCCTCCGGCAAAAATGCAGACACTGGCCCTAATTCATTTTCCAAATACTGTGTGACTTCTGCGGAAAATGTTTTTAAGAATGGCACAGTATTTTTTAACACGTCATATACTTTTTCAATATCCACTTGGATAAATTCACGAACGATATTTTTGCGCAAGCTGATCAATTCTTTAAAAGGCTTTTCTTTTTCGCCGGCGATTACTTTCTCATCGATTAAAATATCAATAATGTCATCATAGCTGCCTGGGTCTCTCATAATGAATCCGTCAATCATCAAGTTGCCGACATCAATGACTGATTCAATGGCATTATGGGCGATGCGTTCCAATGCGAGTTTTGTTATATCGTCTTTTAACCAATCTTCTTTTTGTTCAAAAATGGCTATCATTTCATCTAAATATTTTAATGTGTTTGTAATTTTATTTCGGTCTACGAAATACATGACTAATGCCCCCAATTCTAAAGTTGATTGTTGCCTCGCTTCTATAGTACCATATGATGTAGTATGGGAAGGAGAACAAAAAACAATGGAACGTTTTTTCTTATATGATGAAGTAGAAGATAC encodes the following:
- a CDS encoding divergent PAP2 family protein, producing the protein MAIFQNVPLILALFSILFAQFIKVPIHFLLEKQINWSLLTSTGGMPSSHSAAVTSLATAVGFETGFDSPIFAVAAMFAIIVMYDASGVRYQAGQHAAILNKIRQELSAFFRDIKHWTEKNEYEKHEELKTLLGHKPNEVLSGALTGILISVIFYTFIQ
- a CDS encoding YuiB family protein: MGGSVSIVQLVISIVLFFVMFFGIGFLLNMLLRMTWLMTVIYPIVVIFIIDEVSFFDYIFKPSYAWPALWDKILSLQIVDIAILSGGFAGTIVAGIVMIILRKNGYRMF
- a CDS encoding carbon starvation CstA family protein → MNGLSIVIGAICILVIGYRFYGYFFTKKVLLINDKRPTPAHELNDGKDYVPTNKWVAFGHHFAAIAAAGPLVGPVLAAQFGYLPGLLWLLIGAVIGGAVHDAVVLFASMRRKGKSLSEVMKEELGPVAAFCTGLAMLFIITITMAGLSMVVLGALERNPWGTFAVAITIPIAMLVGVAYKKTGNLLVTSAVGFILLLIGVFAGPYIQDTVLGQWLTLDRQTLALILPIYAFFAAALPVWFLLAPRDYLSSFMKIGVFIALIVGVFFVNPVIQFPAVTEFVHGGGPIIAGPVWPFVSITIACGAISGFHAFIGSGTTPKMLDKWEDIRVVGFGAMLVESLVGVMALIAATSLHPADYFAINAAPAVFATLGMEVVNLPQLSQAIGIDLEGRTGGAVSLAVGMTQIFTGVPWFSQMSSYFYQFVIMFEAVFILTAIDAGTRVARYLIQDFLGDVIKPLKRTDWMPGTIIASALACFMWGYLLYTGEIGPIWALFGVSNQLMASIGLVIGATVILKIAAKRIYVLTCIIPLVYLYITVNVAGIWMIKNVYWNPAASGYSVLNGVLSIIMLILGLVIVVTALKSWVKLWNSPRFVKGKAVRGAA
- a CDS encoding NUDIX domain-containing protein, whose translation is MKNERGKVWLGAGAVVVNSDGKWLVVKKKYSGLKGVWSIPAGFVQYGETADEAALREVREETGIHCIVTGMVGFRTGVIRGEVSDNMAIFACRPINENQPIRIQEKELYDAKWLSVNELLTCGEASVMLQEMASDSLIRHQLSKNDGINPGDWFQYTSYRVFFNK
- a CDS encoding tyrosine-type recombinase/integrase → MSLKKRKKRVTKISEEKNYPSLTFDDALNIVISAKMAEGIRDRTLRDYKKDWSYFIKWLNKNYPDLKTVDELTPQIFRDYINYCKYDAVKYEGHKYIPTQDEVGLSDTTINIRLRVYKAIFNHLEREDLIPHNPLTNVKLLKQDIDLTNCFTDDEIKDLFKQPCLTDYVGFRDYVAMTVLLDCI
- a CDS encoding HesB/IscA family protein; this translates as MTTEKRVIELTEAAAYRIKEMAKHNEEEGSCLRVAVHGGGCSGLTYGMNFDQNINEDDYTDEQHGIKILVSKEDAPILMGTKIDYKQSMMGGGFTIDNPNAIASCGCGSSFRTAKIQGNPESC
- a CDS encoding NifU family protein, with translation MTNAEQFEQVKEVLDKLRPFLLRDGGDCELIDVEDGVVKLRLLGACGSCPSSTITLKAGIERALLEEVPGIVEVEQVF
- a CDS encoding YuzD family protein, producing the protein MNKEMPIIEVYGADQICASCVNAPSSKDTYEWLDAAIRRKFPNQPFHIRYIDIDQPLTDPRDQEYAERIQNDEFFYPLVLINDEVVGEGFIQIQPVFKALEKLGFVPAE
- a CDS encoding NAD(P)/FAD-dependent oxidoreductase, producing MKRLVLLGGGYGNMRMLLRLLPNQFPEDTIITLVDRNPFHSLKTEFYALAAGTTTDKKVRVNFPEHERLEKVYGEVTKIDRKEKKIYFNDGREISYDDLVIGLGCEDDYHGVPGAEEHTLSIQTIANSRKTFETLCGLPPGSTVAIVGAGLSGIEIASELRESRADLQIKLFDRSKRILRAFPEKLSKYVKEWFESNNVEIISESNITKVEPGKLYNHDEVIEVDAIVWTAGVRPVKIVREMDAEKDKKGRPLVNQYFQLVDDEHVFVIGDCASSDLPASAQLAEEQADRVAQVLKLRWKGQPLPEKMPEIKLKGFMGSLGKKQGFVYIADKTVTGRIARLMKSGLLWMYKRQNEN
- a CDS encoding YuzB family protein, giving the protein MNPLVEFCISNLAMGAQETYDILENDPNIDVLEYGCLNFCTLCSEKLYALVNGEVVEADTPEELTKKIYAYIEENPLF
- a CDS encoding TIGR01457 family HAD-type hydrolase, which codes for MKQYRAFCFDLDGTVYRGKEAIPTAVKFIHQLQEKKLDVFFVTNNSSKTPSQIRETLKQFGIDASEKQIYSSALVTAKYVKERFGQAKVYVIGQDGIRRAFQEQNIGMVEEKPDVVVMGIDRMITYEKLTKACLAVQNGAALIGTNEDIRFPTEEGFHPGNGSFVKLVSQVCNVEPIFMGKPSPVMLEMIQQEYGYGKEEMLMIGDNYDTDILCGIRFGCDTVHVNTGVVKAEAVKEKELQPTYYVEDLSEFHI
- a CDS encoding DUF86 domain-containing protein; translated protein: MYFVDRNKITNTLKYLDEMIAIFEQKEDWLKDDITKLALERIAHNAIESVIDVGNLMIDGFIMRDPGSYDDIIDILIDEKVIAGEKEKPFKELISLRKNIVREFIQVDIEKVYDVLKNTVPFLKTFSAEVTQYLENELGPVSAFLPEDHE